AACAATGGTTGGTCATGTACTTGAATTATTCCGAAAGAAATACACCTCTGGTGCAGTGAGGCAAATCGGTGTGTCTTATGGTGGCTTTGTAGATGAAAACTTTACTCTACTGTCACTTTTTGATGATGTAGAACAAATTGAAAAAGAAAATAGACTTCAGACAGCAATTGATGTTGTCAGAGAACAGTTTGGCTTTTTAGCTATTCAAAAAGGAACCGTCCTAACCGAAGGTTCCAGAAATATTGAACGCAGTAAACTTATCGGCGGTCATTCCGCTGGTGGATTGGAGGGATTAAAATGATTGATCGTTCATACTTGCCATTTCAGTCAGCAAGAGAGTACCAGGATACAAAGATGCAAAAATGGATGGGCTTTTTCCTATCTGAGCATACATCAGCACTCTCAGATGATACAAACAAAGTAACGTACATGTCAGATTTGTCACTAGAGAAGAAATTATTACTCCTCAGCCAAGTATACGCTGGACAGCTACACACGCGCATTTATGTGATTGAGAAAAACAAGCATGTTTCCTATACTGGGACTATACCAAGTCTGACCAAAGATTTCATTTTGATAAAAACTACAACAGGTCACATCAATTTGAAATTGAAAGATATTATGAGTATTGAACTTGTTGAGGAGGTGCATTATGAATCAGCTTGAGTTTCAGCGTAATCACCTGCAAATGGACTATTACAGCGAGAGCTACCAAGATTTTGAACGTGACTTCTACCGCTACTCCAACATGAATATTCCATTAACCTTCCTGACCGATGATATCCTCAAAACAATGGCGACTTCACGTAAGAATTACTTTGTCCTGAATAAAGAGAAGTCTAAAGATAACCGCGATCACTTCTTCCTATTTGAGATAAGTACCATAGATGAGAATCCGCTAATCTACCGCTATTCTTACAAGAATACAACAACTTACTTAGCACAAAAATAGGAGCAGTTCGATTTACTGTTCCCATTTTTTATGATATAAAAATTTGATTAATCAATAACTGTCGACCCAAGTCTCCCCAGGTCCTAGATCAAAACCATTTTCTTTTGCTGTTGCAATCTTCTCAGGGGAAGGTTTCCATCCAATAGGTAGTTTCCTGATATGTTTTCTTTTAAATTTTTATGACCTACCTGAACAATACCTTTTTGCTCCCCAACAGGTTTTGAAAAAGAAAATGCTCCCCTAGTTTTTGCCCGACAAACTTGTATACCCATTACCTTTGTATCCTTATTAAAAGCAACAAGTACATGTGCAGGGTATTCTAAAGCTTGGACAATTCCTTTACTAAATGTAACAAAGTTCTTGTTCACCGTCATGCTATAATCTGATGAGTAACGTATTACGAATTATTTCTTCAAATCTGTAATCAACATTCCAAATACGAAGCTATCTGTCCATTCACCCTTATTCCAATAATCCTTTATGAAATGTGCTTCCTGTCTCATCCCAAGGTTTTGACATAATTTTTTAGAGGCTATGTTTCTAGCATCTAAATTTGCTTGAATTCTATGAATATTATATTCAGCAAATAATTTTTTTATTACGGCTTCAACCGATTCATTTGCATAACCTTTCCCAGAAAATTTTGGGTTAAATACAAATCCAATCTCTACAGTTTGTTTCATGCCTGTATACCAAACGGATATATCACCAATAACCTTTTTATCCAATACTACAGCAAGATTTAAGCTCGAGTTCTCCTCTAATTTGTTATTTTTAATTTTCTTTTCGAACTCTTCTTTATCTTCAGTATTCCATTCATCTTCTAAAAGGTATCTACATACATCTGCATCAGTATAAATTTCAAAAGTATCTTCGATATCATCTGATCTAAACGGTCGTATATTTAATCGCTTTGTGTTCAATATCATTTATCTTCTCCTGCTGTTTTCCCATTAATTTTCTACATCTTAATTATACTAAAATTCTGCGCTATTATATCATACCCTCAAAGTCTTTTACCAATCACAAAAAGCCATATCAAATCTTTCAAAAGTACTTTGTTTTCCGCAATTAGTGCAGTTTGTTTTTGTTAAAAAAATTGTTGTCATTCTACTTTTCCTCTTCATCATTAATAAGTAAGCAACTTGCTCTCACTTATTATATTCGCAAGTCAAAATAAATTTTCGAATTTTTTTCAAAAAAAGTTAAGTTGTATTGTATCAATTTCAGAACTCACACTTCATTCGCCCATTCAGGCGATATTAGAGGTGGGTACGTTTTCTATTCCCACAAACTCCTTGTCAATGGAAACAAACACGTCCCCACAGGGTAAATGGAAATAGAAACTGAAAATTTCTAGCTATCACTTCTACACACTCCAAAAAATTCCTCACTCTGATACTTCCCCACCTCAATACAAAAAGCCTTGTCTCCAAGGCTTTTCATTATCCCTTTCGTTCAAAGGTTTCTAAGCTTTTACGAGCAGTCCAACACACTCTATATGATGCGTATTTGGGAGTTCCAAGGTCCTGTGGACCTTGGAAGCAGCTTGCCCAAAAACGAGAGAGCAAGCTGGACAATCTAGTTGCGTTTTTCCAATAAACTCACAACTTCTATGTGATGCGTATTTGGAAATAAATCAGTCGGCTGTACCTTCGTCAATTTGTACCCCGATTCCTCATAAAGTTTAATATCACGCGCCATGGTTGCCACATTACAAGAGATATAAACGATTTTCTCTGGTTTTACAGAAGTACTTGCTTTGATAAAACTTTCTGTCAAACCTTTTCGTGGTGGGTCGACAAAAATCACAGTTGGCTTGACTCCATCTGCCACCCATTTTTGCATAGCGGATTCTGCACTATCACAGACATAGGTAACATTATCAATCCCATTTCGAGCAGCATTCTTCTGACTATCAAGGACAGCCTTTTCAACGACTTCTACACCGTAAACATGCTTAACTTGTTTTGCAAAGGAGAGACCAATTGTCCCAATACCTGAATAGGCATCAATCACGACATCATCTGCCGACAATTCTGCAAAGTCAATGGCGGTCTGATAGAGTTTTTCAGCCATTTCAGTGTTGACTTGGTAGAAAGACGGTGCAGAAATTTCAAATTCATTGCCCAACATGGTATCTGTAATAGTTTCACTGCCATACAAAAGACGGAATTCTTGACCGAATATAGTATTGGTATTCTGGTCATTAATATTCTGAACGATAGAAACAAGATTTGGAAATTGGCTTGTCAAACGCTCAACAAGGTTTTCAACACGGAAAATCTTCGGACGAGTCGTAACTAAAACTAGCATCAACTGACCTGAATAATGACCACGACGAACAACAATATTTCTCACAAGTCCTGTCTGTTCTTTCTCATCGTAAGGCTTCAAGTCTAATTTTCTCAACAGGTCACGTGTCGCTAGAACCAAGGCATCAATTTCCTTATGTTGAATGTAAAAATCCTCAATCGGAACTAAATCATGTGAATTTTTTCGGAAAAATCCTGTTTCTAACTGCCCATTCACACGACGAACAGGAACAGCTGCCTTATTGCGATAAGCAAGAGGATTGTCCATTCCCAAAGTATCTGCTACTGCTATTTCTGGCAGACCTGCAATCTTACGTAGATTATTCTCAACTTGTTTTTTCTTAAAAGCTAGTTGGGCTGGATAAGTAAGATGTCCCAAGTCAGCAATACCTGTTCTTAGATAGGTCAAATCCAAGTCCTGATTACGGTCTGGCGAGAAGCTCTGCCATTGCTCCACCTTACCAAAACCAATATTTTTCTTAAGTTTTAAGATGCGCATGGAAATTTTCTCGCCTGGAAGAGCATTGTCTACAAAGAAGACAAAACCATCAATTTTTGCCACACCCTGACCCTCATGTGTCAAATCTACTACTTCTACTTCGACAATATCGTTTTTCTTTAACATAATTCTACTTTCTATTTTTGGACCACTAAAAAAGTGACCGAAGTCACTTCTAGTATACCATATTTCTTAACGCAAGCCTAACTCAGCCAAGCGCTGCTGGTATTTTTCAAAATCAACACGAAGAGCCATACCACCATACATATCATAGTCGTCAATCCAGTCTCCATTTTCTGGGATTGTAACACGTTCGATACCATTTGCCGCATCCAATAGAAGGCCTGGTCCCTGTAGCCACATAAAGCTTTGTGGCACTGTTGTCGGAGTCATCGCCACAACCTTACCTATAGCTTCGGAGCCAGAGAATAGTTTCATTGGATTTTTAGCCTGTGTCATAACAGCAGATAACACTTCCTGTTGACGTCTCGTACGACCAAAATCACCTTCATCATCCGAACGATAGCGCGCGTAGTTAAGCAAGGTCTTACCATCCATCTGCTGTACACCGACCTGAATCGTTTGATAAGCAGGAGCATTTTCTTCCAGCTGTAAATCATTCGGCACTTCTACTGAGCTAACGACTTCACCATTAATAGTTGAAAACTGTGCATCAATCGTTACACCCTCAGGGAAAAGTGTATCAATCGTTGTCGCAAAGGTTGCAAAATCCACCATCGCATAGTACTTGACATCGATGTCAAAATTATTCTTCAACGCCTTCCGAACTTCTTCAGCCCCTTGCTGATTATCCTGTTCTCCCAAAGTATAGGCAGTATTGAGTTTATATTCATATCCCTCAATATCCACCAAGGTATCCCGCATAAAGCTAACAAGTTTGATTTTGTTATCCGTGTTATTCACATTTAGAACCATGATGGTATCCGTTCGAGTTTCACCTGAGCTTTCGCCAACACGACCGTCTGTTCCCAAAATTAAAATATTTGTCCCATTCGATGTATCTACGCCGTTGAAGACCTCAGCTACTGGCTTCTCACTCACGCTATTCATACCTTTGAAAAAACTATAGCCCATCGCTACAATCACTAGCGCTATAGCAAGCAATACGAAACCAATAAGGCGCTTGAAACCACCCTTTTTACGAGCTTTTTTAGGTTTAGGTACTTTCGCTTTGGGCTCGATACGAGGAGACTGAAACCGTTGAGGTTTGGTTTGTCTTGCTTTTCTGGATCTACGTTCAGGATAGCGAGGCAACAGTTCCTCTTGCTCATCATCCTCTTCAAAATAATCTTCCTCGAAGTCATCTTCGTAAGCCGTTGGTGTGAAGCTACGTAGAGATTGCCTTGGACTTCCATGCCGTTCTCTCAGCTCTTTTTTATATAATAGATAATCCAACTCACGACTTTCTTTGTCATTTAAGTAGTGGATATTTTTTTGCAAATAATCTAACCTCAATTGTTCATGATGGGTTAGGATATTATTGTTTTTATTCATCTGTCTTCATCCTAGCTGGTCATATAGACCAGGTAATTCCCTAGTACTTTATAGGTTATGTCTAAACTAGTCAATTCTTTTTGAGAATAGGCTAATAATTCCTCAGACTGATTATCAAGATCCAGTATGAAAAAATACTCACCCAAAGCCGTTTTCAGGGGTCGGCTTTCTATTTTTGTTAAGCTGATTCCTCTCCATGAGAAAACAGACATGGCCTTATACAAGGCTCCTGGCAGGTTATCTGGCAATGTCAGTGCAAGACTGACTTTTTTAGCTACTTGTTCCAGTGCAATAGACGGAGCCTTATCCCCCAAAATCCAAAAGCGTGTAAAATTCTCGCTAATTTCCTGGATGTCTTGCGCAATTACCTCCAGTCCATATTCAACTGCTGCCGCTTGCGGAGCAATTGCCGCGAATGGTTGTTCAGGGTGTTCTGCCACAAAGCGAGCAGCATAGGCTGTACTAGCTGTTATTTCAATACGAGCCTGAGGAAAATGTTCCTGAATATATTTCTTCCCCTGAGCAATTGCCTGCGGATGAGAATAGATAACCTCTACAGCTTTATCGGCACTCGTGGCTAACAGTTGTTGGGCAATCGGTTGAACAATCTCTGCAACCGCATGAATCTCCGCCTGATGAAAGAGATAGTCAATCGTTTCATGAACACTACCTTCAATCGAGTTCTCTACTGGAATAACGGAATAGGTAACTTCCCCCGTTTCGTAGGCCTTGATAACCTCTGTAATCGTTTCAAAAGCCTGCAAATCCGCAGTCGGAAAGGCCTGCTGGGCCACTTGATGTGTAAAAGAACCACGAGGTCCTAGATAGGCTACTTGCATAAAATTTTCCTTACTACTTGTTCTGGATTCAGTTTATCTGTATCGATTACAGTATCGGCTAAACCTTGATAAAGTGCCATTCGTTCACGATAAAGGGCTTCAAACTCTTCCTTACTACACTGTAAAAAGAGAGGTCTTTGCGACTGTCTATCCTTACGAATTCTCTGATAGGAAACTTCAAAGGAGGCAGTAAGAAGTACATTGTCCTCCCTATTTGCCAACAGCAATTTCCTGTTTACTTCAGATTTAATCACACCACCACCAGTTGACACGATACAATTACTAGGTAAGTCCAGCAATTCTTTCAACACCTCTGTCTCCAGTTGTCTAAACGAAGCCTCTCCTTCAAGACTGAAATAGTCAGCAATAGGCATACCAATCCGTTCTTCAATGATATGGTCCATATCGTAAACGGGGAGATTTAACAAATGTGCTGTTGTTGTTTTTCCAACTCCCATAAATCCAAGTAAAACGATTGGCATACATTCTCCTAATCCATCAAACTATTTAAGTGTTCAAAGAAGGCAGGATAGCTAGTATTGATAGCTTCTGCTCTTTCCAATACAACTTCTCCATCTTTGGCCAACAAGGCGGCAATGGCAGTCATCATACCGATACGGTGGTCACCAAATGTATTGATTTCAGCACCATGTAAAGCAGTTGGTCCGTGAATAATCATACCATCTTCTGTTGGTTCAATAGTTGCTCCCATACTATTTAGAGCATCTGCAACAACCTGAATACGATCCGTTTCTTTAACTTTCAACTCCTCAGCATCACGAATAATCGTTGTTCCATGTGCTTGAGTCGCTAGTAAGGTAATAATTGGCAACTCATCAATCAAACGAGGTATCAATTCGCCTGCAATCTCCGTAGCCTTCAATTCCGACGTTTCAACTGTAATGGTAGCAGATTTTGCAAGTTCATCTATGTTAGAAAGAGTCATTTTACCGCCCATGGCTTTAATGACATCTAAAATACCAGTCCGAGTTTCATTGATTCCCACATTTTCAAGGACAATTTTTGAACCTGGTACGATTAAGCCAGCAACCAACCAAAAGGCAGCACTTGAAATATCTCCTGGAACTGTAATCTCTTGAGCAATAAACTCCTGAACACCTTGGATGCGGATTTCCTTGCCATTGACTTCCAACTGTCCACCAAACTGGACAATCATATCTTCTGTATGGTTTCGAGTCAACTCTTTTTCTACGATGACCGACTCTCCCTCAGCCTGCAAGGCAGCAAAAATCAGAGCTGATTTTACTTGGGCAGAGGCTACAGGGAGTTGGTAGCGAATTGGTTTTAAATTCTTATTCCCTTTGATGGTCAACGGAGGTAGGTCGCGTTCAGTTTGTCCAGAAATCTCTACTCCCATTTGACTGAGTGGAATAGTCACTCGGTCCATAGGACGTTTGGATAAGGAATCATCACCAAACATAGTCGCCTCAAAATCTTGACCTGCTAAAACGCCTGAAATCAAACGAATCGAGGTTCCAGAATTTCCCATATCCAAATCATTTTTGGGTGCTTGAAGACCATCAAAGCCAACACCGTGTACTTCAACAATATCACCATTGT
This region of Streptococcus suis genomic DNA includes:
- the aroA gene encoding 3-phosphoshikimate 1-carboxyvinyltransferase; the encoded protein is MKLRKNVEKLQGVIRVPGDKSISHRSIIFGSLAKGVTRVHDILRGEDVLSTMQVFRDLGVKIEDNGDIVEVHGVGFDGLQAPKNDLDMGNSGTSIRLISGVLAGQDFEATMFGDDSLSKRPMDRVTIPLSQMGVEISGQTERDLPPLTIKGNKNLKPIRYQLPVASAQVKSALIFAALQAEGESVIVEKELTRNHTEDMIVQFGGQLEVNGKEIRIQGVQEFIAQEITVPGDISSAAFWLVAGLIVPGSKIVLENVGINETRTGILDVIKAMGGKMTLSNIDELAKSATITVETSELKATEIAGELIPRLIDELPIITLLATQAHGTTIIRDAEELKVKETDRIQVVADALNSMGATIEPTEDGMIIHGPTALHGAEINTFGDHRIGMMTAIAALLAKDGEVVLERAEAINTSYPAFFEHLNSLMD
- a CDS encoding LCP family protein, yielding MNKNNNILTHHEQLRLDYLQKNIHYLNDKESRELDYLLYKKELRERHGSPRQSLRSFTPTAYEDDFEEDYFEEDDEQEELLPRYPERRSRKARQTKPQRFQSPRIEPKAKVPKPKKARKKGGFKRLIGFVLLAIALVIVAMGYSFFKGMNSVSEKPVAEVFNGVDTSNGTNILILGTDGRVGESSGETRTDTIMVLNVNNTDNKIKLVSFMRDTLVDIEGYEYKLNTAYTLGEQDNQQGAEEVRKALKNNFDIDVKYYAMVDFATFATTIDTLFPEGVTIDAQFSTINGEVVSSVEVPNDLQLEENAPAYQTIQVGVQQMDGKTLLNYARYRSDDEGDFGRTRRQQEVLSAVMTQAKNPMKLFSGSEAIGKVVAMTPTTVPQSFMWLQGPGLLLDAANGIERVTIPENGDWIDDYDMYGGMALRVDFEKYQQRLAELGLR
- a CDS encoding GNAT family N-acetyltransferase, with translation MILNTKRLNIRPFRSDDIEDTFEIYTDADVCRYLLEDEWNTEDKEEFEKKIKNNKLEENSSLNLAVVLDKKVIGDISVWYTGMKQTVEIGFVFNPKFSGKGYANESVEAVIKKLFAEYNIHRIQANLDARNIASKKLCQNLGMRQEAHFIKDYWNKGEWTDSFVFGMLITDLKK
- the rlmD gene encoding 23S rRNA (uracil(1939)-C(5))-methyltransferase RlmD: MLKKNDIVEVEVVDLTHEGQGVAKIDGFVFFVDNALPGEKISMRILKLKKNIGFGKVEQWQSFSPDRNQDLDLTYLRTGIADLGHLTYPAQLAFKKKQVENNLRKIAGLPEIAVADTLGMDNPLAYRNKAAVPVRRVNGQLETGFFRKNSHDLVPIEDFYIQHKEIDALVLATRDLLRKLDLKPYDEKEQTGLVRNIVVRRGHYSGQLMLVLVTTRPKIFRVENLVERLTSQFPNLVSIVQNINDQNTNTIFGQEFRLLYGSETITDTMLGNEFEISAPSFYQVNTEMAEKLYQTAIDFAELSADDVVIDAYSGIGTIGLSFAKQVKHVYGVEVVEKAVLDSQKNAARNGIDNVTYVCDSAESAMQKWVADGVKPTVIFVDPPRKGLTESFIKASTSVKPEKIVYISCNVATMARDIKLYEESGYKLTKVQPTDLFPNTHHIEVVSLLEKRN
- a CDS encoding DUF5960 family protein, with translation MNQLEFQRNHLQMDYYSESYQDFERDFYRYSNMNIPLTFLTDDILKTMATSRKNYFVLNKEKSKDNRDHFFLFEISTIDENPLIYRYSYKNTTTYLAQK
- the pheA gene encoding prephenate dehydratase, with translation MQVAYLGPRGSFTHQVAQQAFPTADLQAFETITEVIKAYETGEVTYSVIPVENSIEGSVHETIDYLFHQAEIHAVAEIVQPIAQQLLATSADKAVEVIYSHPQAIAQGKKYIQEHFPQARIEITASTAYAARFVAEHPEQPFAAIAPQAAAVEYGLEVIAQDIQEISENFTRFWILGDKAPSIALEQVAKKVSLALTLPDNLPGALYKAMSVFSWRGISLTKIESRPLKTALGEYFFILDLDNQSEELLAYSQKELTSLDITYKVLGNYLVYMTS
- a CDS encoding shikimate kinase; translation: MPIVLLGFMGVGKTTTAHLLNLPVYDMDHIIEERIGMPIADYFSLEGEASFRQLETEVLKELLDLPSNCIVSTGGGVIKSEVNRKLLLANREDNVLLTASFEVSYQRIRKDRQSQRPLFLQCSKEEFEALYRERMALYQGLADTVIDTDKLNPEQVVRKILCK